Proteins encoded together in one Carya illinoinensis cultivar Pawnee chromosome 3, C.illinoinensisPawnee_v1, whole genome shotgun sequence window:
- the LOC122303442 gene encoding biogenesis of lysosome-related organelles complex 1 subunit 2, translated as MAGKDELADSLNDLFTSVSTMIRSELQGTNNHLELLEKMNRRVAEEYNGFGDVASGLRVFVEQLKNKSSSFDEYVQQISEIERQVTDFEAVISMLDKYSSLLESKVQSLYQNPPTS; from the exons ATGGCTGGGAAGGACGAGCTCGCCGACTCGCTTAACGACCTGTTCACCAGCGTCTCCACCATGATCAGATCCGAGCTCcaa GGTACGAATAATCACCTGGAATTGTTGGAGAAGATGAATCGGAGAGTGGCAGAAGAGTACAACGGCTTCGGCGACGTGGCCTCTGGGCTGAGAGTATTCGTGGAGCagttgaagaacaagagcagcAGCTTCGACGAGTACGTCCAGCAGATCAGTGAAATAGAGCGGCAAGTGACAGATTTTGAAGCTGTCATCTCGATGCTCGATAAGTACTCGTCTTTGTTAGAATCCAAAGTGCAATCCCTCTACCAAAACCCTCCCACCTCGTAA